From Carya illinoinensis cultivar Pawnee chromosome 5, C.illinoinensisPawnee_v1, whole genome shotgun sequence, one genomic window encodes:
- the LOC122309036 gene encoding probable protein phosphatase 2C 76 isoform X1: MQRLHRNVIVQAGNIGIFSKGRVQLGDIQRSLHAALGLKNFWNREFRKNSRMMVDSSAPEKGGPIVDVLPEKDEDGRFASGGWKRLIGARFIYHIDDGKLSCGYSSFRGKRTTMEDFYDIKTSKIDEETIYLFGIFDGHGGSRAAEYLKEHLFDNLMKHPQFIIDTKSAIRETYQRTDADFLDSERDTYRDDGSTASTAVLVGNHLYVANVGDSRTVISKAGKAIPLSEDHKPNRSDERKRIENAGGVVMWAGTWRVGGVLAMSRAFGNRMLKQFVVAEPEIQDQEIDKEFELLVLASDGLWDVVPNDDAVSLARTEEDPEAAARKLTEAAFTRGSADNITCIVVKFLHDTADPASPQHE; the protein is encoded by the exons ATGCAACGGTTGCATAGGAATGTGATTGTTCAAGCTGGGAATATAGGAATCTTCTCCAAAGGCAGAGTGCAATTGGGTGATATTCAAAGGAGTTTGCATGCAGCCCTTGGCTTAAAGAATTTTTGGAATCGTGAGTTTAGAAAGAATTCGAGGATGATGGTTGATAGTAGTGCTCCAGAAAAAGGGGGAccgattgttgatgtattgcCAGAGAAGGACGAAGATGGAAGATTTGCTAGTGGAGGATGGAAAAGGTTAATAGGGGCTCGCTTCATTTATCACAT TGACGATGGAAAACTGAGCTGCGGATATTCAAGTTTTAGAGGAAAGAGAACAACCATGGAGGATTTCTATGATATCAAGACATCAAAGATTGATGAGGAAACAATCTACCTGTTTGGAATATTCGATG GTCATGGGGGTTCTCGTGCAGCTGAGTATTTAAAGGAGCATCTGTTTGACAATCTCATGAAGCATCCACAATTTATTATCGACACCAAATCAGCTATTC GTGAAACATATCAACGGACTGATGCTGATTTTTTGGATTCGGAGAGAGATACTTACCGGGATGATGGTTCTACAGCATCGACAGCTGTGTTGGTCGGTAACCATCTATATGTTGCCAATGTTGGAGATTCAAGGACTGTAATATCTAAGGCTGGCAAAG CAATTCCTCTCTCTGAAGACCACAAACCAAATAGAAGCGACGAGcggaaaagaattgaaaatgcTGGGGGTGTTGTAATGTGGGCCG GAACTTGGAGGGTGGGAGGCGTGTTAGCTATGTCTCGTGCTTTTGGAAACCGCATGTTGAAGCAGTTTGTTGTGGCAGAACCAGAGATTCAG GATCAAGAGATAGATAAAGAATTTGAATTGCTAGTGCTGGCAAGTGACGGACTATGGGATGTCGTACCCAATGAT GATGCCGTATCTCTTGCCCGAACTGAAGAAGATCCGGAGGCTGCAGCTCGGAAGTTAACAGAGGCTGCTTTTACCCGTGGCAGTGCAGACAATATTACGTGCATTGTGGTGAAATTTCTCCATGACACAGCAGATCCGGCCAGCCCCCAGCATGAGTAG
- the LOC122309036 gene encoding probable protein phosphatase 2C 76 isoform X2 yields MQRLHRNVIVQAGNIGIFSKGRVQLGDIQRSLHAALGLKNFWNREFRKNSRMMVDSSAPEKGGPIVDVLPEKDEDGRFASGGWKSDDGKLSCGYSSFRGKRTTMEDFYDIKTSKIDEETIYLFGIFDGHGGSRAAEYLKEHLFDNLMKHPQFIIDTKSAIRETYQRTDADFLDSERDTYRDDGSTASTAVLVGNHLYVANVGDSRTVISKAGKAIPLSEDHKPNRSDERKRIENAGGVVMWAGTWRVGGVLAMSRAFGNRMLKQFVVAEPEIQDQEIDKEFELLVLASDGLWDVVPNDDAVSLARTEEDPEAAARKLTEAAFTRGSADNITCIVVKFLHDTADPASPQHE; encoded by the exons ATGCAACGGTTGCATAGGAATGTGATTGTTCAAGCTGGGAATATAGGAATCTTCTCCAAAGGCAGAGTGCAATTGGGTGATATTCAAAGGAGTTTGCATGCAGCCCTTGGCTTAAAGAATTTTTGGAATCGTGAGTTTAGAAAGAATTCGAGGATGATGGTTGATAGTAGTGCTCCAGAAAAAGGGGGAccgattgttgatgtattgcCAGAGAAGGACGAAGATGGAAGATTTGCTAGTGGAGGATGGAAAAG TGACGATGGAAAACTGAGCTGCGGATATTCAAGTTTTAGAGGAAAGAGAACAACCATGGAGGATTTCTATGATATCAAGACATCAAAGATTGATGAGGAAACAATCTACCTGTTTGGAATATTCGATG GTCATGGGGGTTCTCGTGCAGCTGAGTATTTAAAGGAGCATCTGTTTGACAATCTCATGAAGCATCCACAATTTATTATCGACACCAAATCAGCTATTC GTGAAACATATCAACGGACTGATGCTGATTTTTTGGATTCGGAGAGAGATACTTACCGGGATGATGGTTCTACAGCATCGACAGCTGTGTTGGTCGGTAACCATCTATATGTTGCCAATGTTGGAGATTCAAGGACTGTAATATCTAAGGCTGGCAAAG CAATTCCTCTCTCTGAAGACCACAAACCAAATAGAAGCGACGAGcggaaaagaattgaaaatgcTGGGGGTGTTGTAATGTGGGCCG GAACTTGGAGGGTGGGAGGCGTGTTAGCTATGTCTCGTGCTTTTGGAAACCGCATGTTGAAGCAGTTTGTTGTGGCAGAACCAGAGATTCAG GATCAAGAGATAGATAAAGAATTTGAATTGCTAGTGCTGGCAAGTGACGGACTATGGGATGTCGTACCCAATGAT GATGCCGTATCTCTTGCCCGAACTGAAGAAGATCCGGAGGCTGCAGCTCGGAAGTTAACAGAGGCTGCTTTTACCCGTGGCAGTGCAGACAATATTACGTGCATTGTGGTGAAATTTCTCCATGACACAGCAGATCCGGCCAGCCCCCAGCATGAGTAG